The Methanofervidicoccus sp. A16 genome has a segment encoding these proteins:
- a CDS encoding ABC transporter permease: protein MNNIGTLLMKGLMGLSIGAFTLLIVMPLLALLYNIGLNLNVSIDYRDILGPLILSVITSLISTIISFFIGIPLAYLLTYKEFPFKEVLDIMINLPLVIPPTVAGYLLLITFGRYGIIGYPLHLLGITIMFSTFAIILAQTFVALPFMVRSVKTSFEDIPPSLIDASKTLGAGEYEIFKEIILPLSKPGIISGVILTYARAMGEFGATMMVSGLLSTLPIAIFNSAQSGNREVANILSLILILISFGILALFKRIGYGKLKKN from the coding sequence ATGAATAACATAGGTACATTACTAATGAAGGGTTTAATGGGGCTAAGTATTGGAGCATTTACACTACTGATAGTTATGCCCCTCTTGGCATTACTATACAATATAGGGTTAAATCTAAATGTCTCTATCGATTACCGGGATATACTGGGCCCTTTGATTTTAAGTGTAATTACATCCCTTATATCAACCATAATCTCATTTTTTATCGGGATTCCCTTGGCCTATCTATTAACCTATAAGGAGTTTCCATTTAAAGAGGTATTGGATATTATGATCAACCTTCCCTTGGTAATACCCCCCACCGTTGCAGGATACTTACTTCTAATAACCTTTGGAAGGTATGGGATAATTGGATATCCATTACACCTCTTAGGGATAACCATAATGTTCAGTACCTTTGCAATCATCCTTGCCCAAACCTTTGTGGCACTTCCCTTTATGGTAAGAAGTGTTAAAACCTCCTTTGAGGATATACCTCCCTCACTAATTGACGCCTCAAAGACCCTTGGAGCAGGGGAGTATGAGATATTTAAAGAGATAATCCTGCCCCTATCAAAACCTGGAATCATATCTGGAGTAATACTTACCTATGCCAGGGCAATGGGGGAATTTGGAGCCACTATGATGGTTAGCGGTCTTTTGAGTACCTTGCCTATAGCCATATTTAACAGTGCCCAGAGTGGAAATAGAGAGGTTGCAAATATTCTCTCCCTGATTCTAATATTGATATCCTTTGGAATCTTGGCACTATTTAAAAGAATAGGCTATGGAAAATTAAAAAAGAACTAA
- the modA gene encoding molybdate ABC transporter substrate-binding protein — MKRILIISISMLLITTVLSGCTTSRNIIITKFEDLGREGVTIAIGNPEHVPAGRYAMEVIDNLRESNPELAEKIENNIVSKDVTVRAVLDKVITREVDAGFIYKPDAIMEGDKVKIIEIPKEINVFPEYSIAVLRDSDNKKEGEEFIKFIISKEGQEILKKYGYIGTVRDPKPYTPKHLDGSIVVYGGAGMANMLKEMGKEFERKTGCRVNFLFASSGTLTQRIKGGAVGGENGADVFATPSVRYMEILKRDGFVEDYKIFAKSELVVVISK, encoded by the coding sequence ATGAAAAGAATATTGATAATATCCATTTCCATGTTGCTTATTACTACAGTACTCTCTGGATGTACCACCAGTAGAAACATAATAATAACAAAGTTTGAGGATTTAGGCAGGGAAGGGGTAACCATAGCCATAGGGAATCCAGAGCATGTTCCCGCTGGAAGATATGCCATGGAAGTTATAGATAATTTAAGAGAATCCAATCCAGAACTTGCAGAAAAGATAGAGAATAACATAGTATCAAAGGATGTTACTGTTAGGGCAGTCTTAGATAAGGTGATTACAAGGGAAGTGGATGCAGGATTTATCTATAAACCTGATGCAATTATGGAGGGAGATAAAGTAAAGATCATTGAAATCCCAAAGGAAATAAACGTTTTTCCTGAATACTCCATTGCAGTACTGAGGGATAGTGATAATAAAAAAGAAGGAGAGGAATTTATAAAATTTATTATTTCAAAGGAGGGACAGGAGATATTAAAAAAATACGGATACATTGGCACTGTTAGGGATCCAAAGCCCTACACTCCAAAACATCTCGATGGAAGTATAGTTGTTTATGGAGGTGCAGGAATGGCAAATATGCTCAAAGAGATGGGAAAAGAATTTGAAAGGAAAACTGGATGTAGGGTAAATTTCCTATTTGCAAGTTCTGGTACATTAACCCAGAGAATAAAGGGGGGAGCAGTGGGGGGTGAAAATGGAGCAGATGTCTTTGCTACTCCAAGTGTAAGGTATATGGAGATTCTTAAAAGGGATGGATTTGTTGAGGATTACAAAATATTTGCAAAGAGTGAATTGGTGGTAGTTATCTCTAAGTAA
- a CDS encoding nitrogenase component 1 → MNQLMGGVMAVLGIYRAFPLVHGSQGCANYVKNTLAKHFKEPVEIATTGFYEISAIYGASDIIESSIKNILENRDPDLIVTMTTGLSEIIGEDIQRELKRISENIHKDNNGTYLVGVSTLSYRGTHIDGYNNTLKEIIKTITEKNKEKNKKLEGNSLKSDKINIIPGFVNPGDVKEIKNILRKMNIGYRLLTDITTLDRPLRLPKERFPKCEATVRDIEESPNSKSTLSFGMEGIDGAKYLETLGVPSYNLKFPIGIENTNNFIKTLSNISGQEIPESLWEDRGYAIDAIVDGNDVLRNKRVAIFGDPDKVIGLTNFAFEMGMEVVAVLSNTETPHFISEIKKISMENNGKITIFEGGDLYQLHNYIKKRPVDIIIGDYRGRYIANEERIPLLRVGFPVVDRHGYHRKPMLGYNGALRIAEDIINLLIESSEDYEGLSIFKNYY, encoded by the coding sequence ATGAATCAGTTAATGGGAGGGGTCATGGCAGTACTTGGAATATACAGGGCATTTCCCCTTGTTCATGGCTCCCAGGGATGTGCCAATTATGTAAAGAATACCTTGGCAAAGCATTTTAAGGAACCTGTTGAAATTGCCACTACAGGTTTTTATGAGATCTCCGCAATATATGGAGCAAGTGATATTATAGAGTCCAGTATTAAAAATATACTGGAGAATAGAGATCCTGATTTAATTGTAACAATGACCACAGGATTAAGTGAAATAATTGGAGAGGATATTCAAAGGGAGTTAAAAAGAATTTCTGAGAATATTCATAAAGATAACAATGGAACCTACTTAGTAGGTGTTAGTACTCTCTCCTACAGGGGTACCCATATTGATGGATACAACAATACCTTAAAAGAGATAATAAAAACCATCACTGAAAAGAATAAAGAGAAGAATAAAAAATTAGAAGGGAATTCCTTAAAGTCAGATAAAATAAACATAATACCTGGATTTGTCAATCCAGGGGATGTTAAAGAGATAAAGAACATACTAAGAAAAATGAATATAGGTTATAGATTACTTACAGATATAACCACTTTGGATAGGCCATTGAGACTTCCTAAGGAGAGATTTCCAAAGTGTGAGGCAACAGTTAGAGATATAGAGGAATCTCCCAATTCAAAATCTACCTTATCCTTTGGAATGGAGGGTATTGATGGAGCAAAGTATCTTGAAACTCTTGGAGTGCCATCCTACAATTTAAAGTTCCCAATAGGAATTGAAAACACCAATAACTTTATAAAAACACTATCTAATATATCGGGCCAGGAAATTCCAGAGTCCCTATGGGAGGATAGGGGCTATGCAATAGATGCCATAGTGGATGGAAATGATGTATTAAGGAATAAGAGGGTGGCTATATTCGGAGATCCTGATAAGGTTATTGGATTAACAAATTTTGCCTTTGAAATGGGGATGGAGGTTGTTGCAGTTTTATCCAACACTGAAACCCCACACTTCATCTCTGAAATAAAAAAGATATCGATGGAAAACAATGGAAAAATAACTATATTTGAAGGTGGCGACCTATATCAACTTCATAATTACATAAAGAAGAGACCTGTTGATATTATCATTGGAGATTATAGGGGGAGGTATATAGCAAATGAAGAGAGAATACCTTTATTAAGGGTTGGATTCCCTGTTGTTGATAGGCATGGCTACCATAGAAAACCAATGTTAGGATACAATGGGGCATTGAGAATTGCTGAGGATATTATAAACCTTTTAATAGAATCGTCAGAGGATTATGAGGGTTTAAGTATTTTTAAAAATTATTATTAA